The following proteins are co-located in the Komagataeibacter sp. FNDCF1 genome:
- the groL gene encoding chaperonin GroEL (60 kDa chaperone family; promotes refolding of misfolded polypeptides especially under stressful conditions; forms two stacked rings of heptamers to form a barrel-shaped 14mer; ends can be capped by GroES; misfolded proteins enter the barrel where they are refolded when GroES binds), with product MAAKDVKFGGEARQRMLRGVDILADAVKVTLGPKGRNVVLDKSFGAPRITKDGVSVAKEIELADKFENMGAQMVREVASKTNDIAGDGTTTATVLAQAIVREGAKAVAAGMNPMDLKRGIDKAVGVVVEELKKNAKKITTPAETAQVGTISANGEAEIGEMISKAMQKVGSEGVITVEEAKGLHTELDVVEGMQFDRGYISPYFVTNAEKMTVDLDSPYILIHEKKLSSLQPILPLLEAVVQSGRPLLIIAEDVDGEALATLVVNKLRGGLKIAAVKAPGFGDRRKAMLEDIAILTGGQVISEDLGIKLESVTLDMLGTAKKVHIDKENTTVVEGAGNSEGIKGRCSQIRAQIEETTSDYDREKLQERLAKLAGGVAVIRVGGSTEVEVKERKDRVDDALHATRAAVEEGIVPGGGTALARASTKLGGLHFHNDDQRVGADIIRKALQAPLRQIAHNAGEDGAVIAGKVLENDTYTFGFDAQIGDYKDLVAAGIIDPMKVVRTALQDAASVAGLLITTEAMVAERPEKKAPAMPEGGMGGMGGMGGMDF from the coding sequence ATGGCAGCCAAGGACGTAAAGTTCGGCGGTGAAGCCCGTCAGCGCATGCTGCGTGGCGTTGATATCCTGGCCGATGCGGTCAAGGTGACACTGGGCCCCAAGGGCCGTAACGTCGTGCTCGACAAGAGCTTCGGCGCACCGCGCATCACGAAGGACGGTGTCTCCGTCGCCAAGGAAATCGAACTGGCCGACAAGTTCGAGAACATGGGCGCGCAGATGGTCCGTGAGGTCGCATCCAAGACCAACGACATCGCGGGTGACGGCACCACCACGGCCACCGTGCTGGCGCAGGCCATCGTGCGTGAAGGCGCCAAGGCGGTTGCAGCGGGCATGAACCCGATGGACCTCAAGCGCGGCATCGACAAGGCGGTTGGCGTTGTTGTTGAAGAGCTGAAGAAGAACGCGAAGAAGATCACGACCCCCGCCGAGACGGCGCAGGTCGGCACGATTTCCGCCAATGGCGAGGCCGAGATCGGTGAAATGATCTCCAAGGCCATGCAGAAGGTCGGCTCCGAGGGCGTCATCACGGTGGAAGAGGCCAAGGGCCTGCACACCGAGCTGGACGTGGTCGAGGGCATGCAGTTCGACCGTGGCTACATCTCCCCGTATTTCGTGACGAACGCGGAGAAGATGACCGTCGATCTGGACAGCCCCTACATCCTGATCCACGAGAAGAAGCTCTCCTCGCTGCAGCCGATCCTGCCGCTGCTCGAAGCCGTCGTGCAGTCCGGCCGCCCGCTGCTGATCATCGCGGAAGACGTTGATGGCGAAGCGCTGGCGACCCTGGTGGTCAACAAGCTGCGTGGTGGCCTGAAGATTGCCGCCGTCAAGGCTCCGGGCTTCGGTGACCGCCGCAAGGCCATGCTGGAAGACATCGCGATCCTGACCGGTGGCCAGGTCATCAGCGAAGATCTCGGCATCAAGCTCGAAAGCGTGACGCTGGACATGCTGGGCACTGCGAAGAAGGTGCACATCGACAAGGAAAACACCACCGTTGTCGAAGGCGCTGGCAACAGCGAGGGCATCAAGGGCCGTTGCAGCCAGATCCGTGCGCAGATCGAGGAAACCACCTCCGACTACGACCGTGAGAAGCTGCAGGAACGTCTGGCGAAGCTGGCTGGCGGCGTTGCCGTGATCCGCGTCGGTGGTTCCACCGAGGTCGAGGTGAAGGAGCGCAAGGACCGCGTTGACGACGCCCTGCACGCGACCCGTGCGGCGGTTGAGGAAGGCATTGTCCCCGGTGGCGGCACGGCCCTTGCCCGCGCGTCGACCAAGCTGGGTGGCCTGCACTTCCATAACGACGACCAGCGCGTCGGTGCGGACATCATCCGCAAGGCCCTGCAGGCTCCGCTGCGCCAGATCGCCCACAATGCGGGTGAAGACGGTGCGGTCATCGCCGGCAAGGTTCTGGAAAACGACACCTACACCTTTGGTTTCGATGCCCAGATCGGCGATTACAAGGACCTGGTGGCAGCCGGCATCATCGACCCGATGAAGGTCGTGCGCACGGCGCTGCAGGATGCGGCATCGGTTGCGGGCCTGCTCATCACCACCGAAGCGATGGTGGCCGAGCGTCCCGAAAAGAAGGCCCCTGCCATGCCGGAAGGTGGCATGGGCGGAATGGGCGGCATGGGCGGCATGGACTTCTGA
- a CDS encoding Smr/MutS family protein — MRQRRLNEEEQALWSAFAHGIAPLRTARHALPEAPAQAPAIPPRPAAAPGMSREDIMERITAGAVHTVHGTASHSLTVHKGRGGAFEIGVRRPGLDDTSWRGLVSGKLRPVRRLDLHGQVAQTAFHRLHAFIIQAHADNVRCIEIITGLGSGHNGGILRRELPFWLGRGDLGRLILAVVHPHSANQGAVRVLLRRPGRQGR; from the coding sequence GTGAGGCAGCGCAGACTGAACGAGGAGGAACAGGCCCTGTGGTCGGCCTTCGCGCATGGCATCGCACCGTTGCGAACGGCCCGGCATGCCCTGCCTGAAGCCCCGGCGCAGGCGCCCGCCATTCCACCCAGGCCCGCGGCAGCCCCCGGCATGAGCCGGGAGGACATCATGGAGCGGATCACGGCAGGAGCGGTGCATACGGTGCATGGAACCGCGTCGCACAGCCTGACCGTGCACAAGGGCAGGGGCGGCGCGTTCGAGATCGGCGTGCGCAGGCCGGGGCTGGACGATACAAGCTGGCGGGGTCTGGTCAGCGGCAAATTACGGCCCGTGCGCAGGCTTGACCTGCATGGGCAGGTGGCCCAGACGGCGTTCCACCGCCTGCACGCCTTCATCATTCAGGCGCATGCGGACAATGTACGCTGCATCGAGATCATTACCGGGCTGGGTAGTGGCCACAATGGCGGCATCCTGCGGCGCGAACTGCCGTTCTGGCTGGGGCGCGGCGATCTGGGGCGGCTGATCCTGGCGGTGGTGCATCCCCATTCCGCCAATCAGGGTGCCGTGCGGGTGCTGCTGCGCCGCCCCGGCAGGCAGGGGCGCTAG
- the groES gene encoding co-chaperone GroES → MTKFRPLHDRVVVRRLKSEEKTAGGIIIPETAKEKPMEGEVISVGAGARNEQGQIVALDVKAGDRVLFGKWSGTEVTIDGEELLIMKESDIMGVVG, encoded by the coding sequence ATGACGAAATTTCGTCCCCTGCATGACCGTGTGGTCGTCCGTCGCCTCAAGAGCGAGGAAAAAACAGCAGGTGGTATCATCATCCCTGAGACCGCCAAGGAAAAGCCGATGGAAGGCGAGGTGATCTCGGTGGGCGCTGGTGCCCGTAACGAGCAGGGCCAGATCGTGGCTCTGGACGTAAAGGCGGGTGACCGCGTCCTGTTCGGCAAGTGGTCGGGCACGGAAGTGACGATCGACGGTGAAGAACTGCTGATCATGAAGGAAAGCGACATCATGGGCGTGGTCGGCTGA
- a CDS encoding cold-shock protein: protein MATGKVKWFNATKGFGFIMPDDGGKDVFVHITAVQAAGLRGLNEDQAVSYDIAMERGKAAATNLKAL from the coding sequence ATGGCTACCGGAAAAGTAAAATGGTTCAACGCAACCAAGGGTTTTGGCTTCATCATGCCAGATGATGGCGGCAAGGACGTGTTTGTGCATATCACCGCCGTGCAGGCAGCGGGCCTGCGTGGCCTGAACGAGGACCAGGCTGTCAGCTACGACATCGCCATGGAACGTGGCAAGGCCGCCGCGACCAACCTCAAGGCGCTCTGA
- a CDS encoding S-methyl-5'-thioadenosine phosphorylase yields the protein MSPNPASSEQIEPVIGLIGGSGLYDIEGLEDKEWRTVETPWGSPSDQLLFGRLDGVRCVFLPRHGRGHPLPPSRLNYRANIDALKRSGVTDIVSLSAVGSLKEELPPGHFVVIDQFIDRSFAREKSFFDTGCVAHVGMADPLCPRIGDVLESQCRELGLDVTRGGTYLVMEGPQFSTRAESNLYRSWGCSVVGMTNMPEAKLAREAEICYATVAMVTDYDCWHDDHDSVTVDAVVRVMQQNASRARALVRSVIPKLGAKRGPCYAGCDRALEHAIITAPDKRDPALLAKLEAVAGRVLNPN from the coding sequence ATGTCCCCTAATCCCGCCAGCAGCGAACAGATCGAGCCGGTTATCGGCCTGATCGGTGGTTCGGGCCTGTATGATATCGAAGGTCTTGAGGACAAGGAGTGGCGCACGGTCGAGACCCCATGGGGCAGCCCGTCCGACCAGCTTCTGTTCGGCAGGCTTGATGGCGTGCGCTGCGTGTTCCTGCCCCGCCACGGGCGCGGGCATCCGCTGCCGCCCTCGCGCCTGAACTACCGCGCCAATATCGATGCGCTGAAGCGTTCCGGCGTGACCGATATCGTGTCGCTTTCCGCCGTGGGGTCGCTTAAGGAAGAACTGCCGCCGGGCCATTTTGTGGTGATCGACCAGTTCATCGACCGTTCCTTCGCGCGTGAGAAGAGCTTTTTCGATACCGGCTGTGTGGCCCATGTGGGCATGGCCGACCCGCTCTGTCCGCGCATTGGCGACGTGCTGGAAAGCCAGTGCCGCGAACTGGGGCTGGATGTGACGCGCGGCGGCACCTACCTGGTCATGGAAGGGCCGCAGTTCTCGACGCGGGCCGAGAGCAATCTCTACCGTTCCTGGGGCTGCTCGGTCGTGGGCATGACCAACATGCCCGAAGCCAAGCTGGCCCGTGAAGCCGAGATCTGTTACGCCACCGTGGCCATGGTGACCGATTACGACTGCTGGCACGACGATCATGACAGCGTGACGGTGGATGCCGTGGTCAGGGTGATGCAGCAGAACGCCAGCCGTGCCCGCGCCCTTGTCCGCTCGGTCATACCGAAGCTGGGCGCGAAGCGTGGTCCCTGTTACGCGGGGTGTGACCGGGCGCTGGAACACGCCATCATCACGGCACCGGACAAACGCGACCCGGCCCTGCTGGCAAAGCTGGAAGCCGTGGCTGGCCGCGTGCTGAACCCGAACTGA
- a CDS encoding cytochrome-c peroxidase, which translates to MSVRKAVLGIMAAGCVAYGGTVAYLAHFDHATAPASAASGVDAVSTAALNVVREARCDYCHAANVGLPFYFSLPVANTLMSRDRAEGLKHFRVEPVITALQNGGVPDEEPLARIEEVINQNRMPPTLYLLMHWHAHLSAAQRESMLAWIAQERRQHYATTGVAERFAAEPVQPIPESVPVDAPKVALGQRLFFDKRLSGDGQSSCASCHSLQHGGVDGLVTATGIYGRKGPINVPTVFDAVFNKSQFWNGRAATLAQQAAGPVMNPVEMGSHDWPDVAAHLRDDPSYVTDFQAAFGSDAIDESTITDAIAEYEKTLITPDSRFDQYLKGDDAALNTQEKHGYRLFKEIGCSGCHTGVSMGGQAFEPMGLEGDYFAARGGPLTDADKGRFTVTHNPADMERFKVPNLRNIALTAPYFHDGSVRTLDEAVRKMARYQTPDHDISDQDVADIVAFLNTLTGRYQGQVLHNTTP; encoded by the coding sequence ATGTCGGTCAGGAAGGCGGTTCTGGGGATAATGGCCGCAGGTTGCGTGGCATATGGCGGGACGGTCGCCTATCTTGCGCATTTTGATCACGCCACGGCGCCCGCGTCGGCGGCATCGGGCGTGGATGCCGTCTCCACCGCGGCCCTGAACGTGGTGCGTGAGGCACGTTGCGACTACTGCCATGCGGCGAATGTCGGCCTGCCCTTCTATTTCAGCCTGCCCGTGGCCAATACGCTCATGAGTCGCGACCGCGCGGAAGGGCTGAAGCATTTCCGCGTGGAACCGGTCATTACCGCCCTGCAGAATGGCGGCGTGCCCGATGAGGAACCGCTGGCCCGCATCGAGGAAGTGATCAACCAGAACCGTATGCCGCCCACGCTGTACCTGCTCATGCACTGGCATGCCCATCTGTCCGCCGCCCAGCGTGAAAGCATGCTGGCATGGATCGCGCAGGAGCGTCGCCAGCATTACGCCACGACGGGGGTGGCGGAACGCTTCGCGGCCGAACCCGTGCAGCCGATACCCGAATCCGTGCCGGTGGACGCACCCAAGGTAGCACTGGGCCAGCGCCTGTTCTTTGATAAACGCCTGTCGGGTGATGGACAGTCCAGTTGCGCAAGCTGCCACAGCCTGCAGCATGGCGGTGTGGACGGGCTGGTCACGGCAACCGGCATCTATGGCCGCAAAGGGCCGATCAACGTGCCGACCGTGTTCGACGCGGTGTTCAACAAAAGCCAGTTCTGGAACGGTCGTGCCGCGACGCTGGCCCAGCAGGCGGCAGGCCCGGTCATGAACCCGGTGGAAATGGGCTCGCACGACTGGCCGGACGTGGCCGCCCACCTGCGTGATGATCCGTCCTATGTTACGGATTTCCAGGCAGCCTTCGGCAGCGACGCGATCGACGAGAGCACGATCACCGATGCGATCGCGGAATATGAAAAGACGCTGATCACGCCCGACAGCCGCTTCGACCAGTATCTGAAGGGCGATGACGCGGCCCTGAACACACAGGAAAAGCACGGCTACAGGCTGTTCAAGGAGATTGGCTGCTCGGGCTGCCATACCGGCGTTTCCATGGGCGGACAGGCATTCGAGCCCATGGGGCTGGAGGGCGATTACTTCGCGGCCCGTGGGGGCCCCCTGACCGATGCGGACAAGGGACGTTTCACGGTCACGCACAACCCGGCGGACATGGAACGCTTCAAGGTCCCCAACCTGCGCAACATCGCCCTGACCGCACCGTATTTCCATGACGGCAGCGTCCGGACGCTGGATGAAGCCGTGCGCAAGATGGCGCGCTACCAGACACCGGATCACGACATCTCCGATCAGGACGTGGCCGATATCGTGGCCTTCCTCAACACGCTGACCGGGCGCTACCAGGGGCAGGTCCTGCACAACACGACGCCCTGA
- a CDS encoding cytochrome c1: MHERGYWQGRAAWGRVRHVLLLGCVLVTASGAGHAAMAQPHAYRTPPVQDWSFQGPLGHFDMAAVQRGYTVYAQVCSACHGMKSVTYGDLAGLGLKEADITALAASHHVPAGVDAGGHPVTRPANMDDHLLSPYPDPRVAAAANHGVMPPDQSRLAVVHPGGVDRIYAYLAGYGETPPPGTTVPPGLFYNPYAANGQTAMPPPLHDGGVSYPDGTPATVARQARDVTTFLAWVARPHLTARHRVGVGAVVFLVIVLILSICLKRRTWSNVP; the protein is encoded by the coding sequence ATGCATGAACGGGGGTACTGGCAGGGCCGTGCCGCATGGGGTCGGGTGCGGCATGTCCTGCTGCTGGGCTGCGTGCTTGTAACCGCCAGCGGTGCGGGGCATGCGGCCATGGCGCAGCCGCACGCCTACCGCACGCCGCCCGTGCAGGACTGGAGCTTCCAGGGGCCGCTGGGGCATTTTGACATGGCGGCCGTCCAGCGTGGTTACACGGTCTATGCCCAGGTCTGTTCCGCCTGCCATGGCATGAAATCCGTGACCTATGGCGATCTGGCCGGACTGGGGCTGAAGGAGGCGGATATCACCGCCCTTGCCGCCAGCCACCATGTGCCCGCCGGGGTGGATGCCGGGGGGCACCCGGTCACGCGTCCGGCCAATATGGATGACCATCTGCTCTCGCCCTATCCCGATCCCCGCGTGGCGGCGGCGGCCAATCATGGCGTGATGCCGCCCGACCAGTCGCGGCTGGCTGTGGTCCATCCCGGCGGGGTGGACCGGATCTATGCCTACCTTGCAGGCTATGGCGAAACACCACCGCCCGGTACCACCGTGCCGCCGGGCCTGTTCTACAATCCCTATGCCGCCAACGGGCAGACCGCCATGCCGCCGCCGCTGCATGATGGCGGCGTGAGCTATCCCGACGGCACGCCTGCAACCGTTGCCCGGCAGGCGCGCGATGTCACGACCTTCCTGGCATGGGTGGCCAGACCCCACCTGACCGCGCGGCACCGCGTGGGGGTGGGTGCCGTCGTGTTTCTGGTGATTGTCCTTATTCTTTCCATCTGTCTGAAACGGAGAACATGGTCCAATGTCCCCTAA
- the hemF gene encoding oxygen-dependent coproporphyrinogen oxidase, translated as MTTSRTPVAHDALKDTARAWFENLRDRICSAFEQIEDEAAAAGAPTLPGKDAPGRFARTPWERTNDDGTPGGGGVISLMRGRVFEKVGVNVSTVSGEFSPGFRDSIPGAAQDPRFFATGISLVAHMCSPLVPAAHFNTRMIITTQGWFGGGGDITPMFPESAQAISDAARFHDGFRAACEKHDPQYYPRFKEWCDRYFYLPHRNEARGLGGIFYDRLNTGDVDADFAFTRDVGLGFLETYPDIVRSRMMEPWTEAQRKAQLVRRGRYVEFNLLHDRGTIFGLKTGGNTEAILMSLPPEVHWP; from the coding sequence ATGACAACATCCCGCACTCCCGTCGCCCACGACGCACTCAAGGATACGGCCCGGGCCTGGTTTGAAAACCTGCGCGACCGGATCTGCAGCGCCTTTGAACAGATAGAGGACGAGGCCGCGGCCGCAGGCGCGCCCACCCTGCCGGGCAAGGACGCCCCCGGCCGCTTCGCCCGCACGCCGTGGGAGCGCACCAATGATGACGGCACGCCGGGCGGCGGCGGCGTGATCAGCCTCATGCGCGGGCGCGTGTTCGAAAAGGTGGGCGTGAACGTTTCCACCGTAAGCGGGGAGTTCAGCCCCGGATTTCGCGATTCGATACCGGGTGCGGCACAGGACCCGCGCTTCTTTGCCACCGGCATAAGCCTGGTGGCCCATATGTGCAGCCCGCTGGTGCCAGCCGCCCATTTCAATACCCGCATGATCATCACCACGCAGGGCTGGTTTGGCGGCGGTGGCGACATTACGCCCATGTTCCCCGAAAGTGCGCAGGCCATCAGCGATGCCGCCCGCTTTCATGACGGCTTCCGTGCCGCGTGCGAAAAGCATGACCCGCAGTACTATCCCCGTTTCAAGGAATGGTGCGACCGGTATTTCTACCTGCCCCACCGCAACGAGGCACGCGGGCTTGGCGGCATTTTCTATGACCGGCTCAATACCGGCGATGTAGATGCCGACTTCGCCTTCACCCGCGATGTCGGGCTTGGTTTTCTGGAGACCTATCCCGACATCGTGCGTTCGCGGATGATGGAGCCGTGGACCGAGGCCCAGCGCAAGGCGCAGCTTGTCCGGCGCGGGCGGTATGTGGAGTTCAACCTGCTGCACGACAGGGGAACAATTTTTGGCCTTAAAACGGGTGGAAATACCGAAGCCATCCTCATGAGTCTTCCCCCGGAAGTCCACTGGCCATAA
- a CDS encoding dienelactone hydrolase family protein, translating to MGAVMTVTAADGHAFSAYRAGRPDAARCVVVVQEIFGVTPYVRAVCDSFAAQGYQAIAPALFDRARRDTILPYDAGGMNEGLKLRAEVGQDSALQDIVAAAAVLPGEKKGIVGFCWGGKLAWEAACHTKAFAAAVAWYGGGIAQTRNQVPNCPVQLHFGAEDAHIPADEVDAIRAAHEDIEIFTYEGADHGFGCTDRPSYNEAAATLAMQRTLSFFEHWL from the coding sequence ATGGGCGCAGTCATGACCGTAACCGCGGCGGACGGGCACGCATTTTCCGCCTATCGGGCCGGGCGGCCGGACGCCGCGCGCTGTGTTGTGGTGGTGCAGGAAATCTTTGGTGTTACGCCCTATGTCCGCGCCGTGTGCGATTCCTTTGCGGCGCAGGGCTATCAGGCCATTGCCCCCGCCCTGTTCGACCGCGCACGGCGCGATACAATCCTGCCCTATGACGCAGGCGGCATGAATGAAGGGCTGAAGCTGCGCGCCGAAGTGGGGCAGGACAGCGCATTGCAGGATATTGTGGCGGCGGCGGCGGTCCTGCCGGGGGAAAAGAAGGGTATTGTCGGCTTCTGCTGGGGCGGCAAGCTGGCATGGGAAGCCGCCTGCCACACCAAGGCCTTTGCTGCGGCAGTGGCGTGGTATGGCGGCGGCATCGCCCAGACCCGCAACCAGGTGCCCAATTGCCCCGTGCAACTACATTTTGGCGCGGAAGACGCGCATATCCCCGCTGACGAGGTGGACGCCATACGCGCGGCACACGAGGATATCGAGATTTTCACGTATGAAGGCGCGGATCACGGCTTTGGCTGCACCGACCGCCCTTCCTACAATGAAGCGGCTGCCACGCTGGCCATGCAGCGCACGCTGAGCTTTTTTGAACACTGGCTGTAA